One genomic segment of Paraburkholderia caffeinilytica includes these proteins:
- the mgrA gene encoding L-glyceraldehyde 3-phosphate reductase has translation MTYEAASERYSDMQYRVCGKSGLKLPALSLGLWHNFGDTTPISTQRDILRTAFDLGITHFDLANNYGPPYGSAETNFGRLFKDDFKPYRDELLISSKVGWDMWPGPYGQGGGSRKYVLASLDQSLQRMGLDYVDIFYSHRFDADTPLEETAGALASAVQQGKALYIGISSYSPTKTLEMARLLAEYKVPLLIHQPAYNMLNRWIERELLDTLEQVGAGAIAFTPLAQGLLTGKYLNGVPDDARVNKPGGGSLKQEHLSPQNIEHVRKLNDIAQRRGQSLAQMALAWALRDPRVTSVLIGASRAEQVRENVGALKNLAFSREELAEIDRYATEGGIILPEKPSTDRVI, from the coding sequence ATGACTTACGAAGCAGCTTCAGAACGCTATTCGGACATGCAATACCGCGTCTGCGGCAAGTCGGGTCTCAAACTGCCGGCGCTGTCGCTGGGCCTGTGGCACAACTTCGGCGATACCACGCCGATTTCCACGCAGCGCGATATCCTGCGCACGGCCTTCGACCTGGGCATCACGCACTTCGACCTCGCCAACAACTACGGCCCCCCGTACGGCAGCGCCGAAACCAATTTCGGCCGGCTCTTCAAGGATGACTTCAAGCCGTATCGCGACGAATTGCTGATCTCGTCGAAAGTGGGTTGGGACATGTGGCCGGGGCCGTACGGACAGGGCGGTGGCTCGCGTAAATACGTACTCGCGAGTCTTGATCAGAGCCTGCAGCGCATGGGTCTCGACTACGTCGATATCTTCTATTCGCATCGTTTCGATGCCGATACGCCGCTCGAAGAAACCGCCGGTGCATTGGCGAGTGCCGTGCAGCAGGGCAAGGCGCTGTACATCGGAATTTCGTCATACTCGCCAACCAAGACGCTCGAAATGGCCAGGCTGCTTGCCGAGTACAAGGTGCCGCTGCTGATCCATCAGCCGGCGTACAACATGCTCAACCGCTGGATCGAACGCGAACTGCTGGACACGCTCGAGCAAGTTGGCGCGGGCGCCATCGCGTTCACGCCGCTCGCGCAGGGCTTGCTCACCGGCAAGTATCTGAACGGCGTGCCGGACGACGCGCGCGTCAACAAGCCGGGTGGCGGTTCGTTAAAGCAGGAGCATCTGAGCCCGCAAAACATCGAACACGTGCGCAAGCTCAACGACATCGCGCAGCGTCGCGGACAAAGCCTTGCGCAGATGGCGCTCGCCTGGGCGCTGCGCGATCCGCGTGTCACATCCGTGCTGATCGGCGCAAGCCGCGCGGAACAGGTGCGCGAGAACGTTGGTGCGCTGAAGAATCTCGCGTTCTCGAGGGAAGAGCTGGCGGAGATCGACCGCTACGCAACCGAAGGCGGGATCATCCTGCCGGAAAAACCGTCGACCGATAGGGTAATCTGA
- a CDS encoding CoA transferase, protein MGIANSAGPLKGIKVIEVARFVTGPFCGQLLGDLGADVIKIEDTNGGDPFRGWSVESDGYGAPFVAFNRNKRSLTLDLRAPESRDILFSLIDGADVLIENFRPGGAAKLGIDYDMLKSRNPKLVYCAITGVGTTGCYAGRACYDAVGQGLSGLLSLLIDREDPQPVGPTFSDTLTGLFAAYGVLAALNARATTHLGQRVNTSLLQATMRFMHEAYAVFFKTGHVPNAYSRPQASQVYAFVCRDGLPLVVHLSSPDKFWQGFVAALDRTDLAADARYKTHGARRQHWKTIHAELKPLLAAQDRAYWLERFAAADVPAAPIHQVNEALDDPQVWETGMRIFADHPKHGRVDMVGYPVTLSDTPSPQVIAPPVLGEHTDTILAELGYDAESVRRFHERGIV, encoded by the coding sequence ATTGGCATCGCTAATTCCGCAGGTCCGCTCAAAGGGATCAAAGTCATCGAAGTCGCCCGCTTCGTTACCGGACCATTTTGTGGACAATTGCTTGGCGATCTCGGGGCTGACGTTATCAAGATCGAGGATACCAACGGAGGCGATCCGTTTCGGGGCTGGAGCGTCGAATCGGATGGCTACGGTGCCCCGTTCGTTGCGTTCAACCGCAATAAACGCAGCCTGACGCTCGATCTGCGTGCGCCAGAAAGCCGGGACATCCTGTTCAGTCTCATCGACGGCGCGGACGTGCTGATAGAGAATTTCCGCCCTGGCGGCGCTGCCAAACTCGGCATCGACTACGACATGCTCAAGTCCCGCAATCCAAAACTGGTCTACTGTGCCATCACCGGCGTCGGCACCACCGGATGCTACGCGGGCCGAGCATGCTACGACGCCGTTGGCCAGGGCTTAAGCGGACTTCTGAGCCTGCTCATCGATCGCGAGGATCCGCAACCCGTCGGCCCCACGTTCTCCGATACGCTGACTGGCCTGTTCGCCGCCTATGGGGTTCTCGCGGCACTCAACGCACGCGCTACCACGCATCTCGGCCAGCGCGTCAATACCAGTTTACTGCAGGCAACGATGCGGTTCATGCACGAAGCTTATGCGGTGTTCTTCAAAACGGGCCACGTCCCCAATGCCTATTCTCGACCGCAGGCGTCGCAGGTCTATGCCTTTGTTTGCCGCGACGGATTACCGCTCGTGGTTCATCTGTCCTCCCCCGATAAGTTCTGGCAAGGTTTCGTCGCCGCACTCGATCGGACCGATCTCGCCGCAGACGCGCGCTACAAGACGCATGGTGCGCGGCGTCAGCACTGGAAAACAATCCATGCTGAGCTCAAGCCATTGCTCGCCGCGCAGGACCGTGCCTACTGGCTGGAACGATTCGCCGCCGCGGATGTGCCGGCTGCGCCGATCCATCAGGTTAACGAAGCGCTTGACGACCCTCAGGTATGGGAAACCGGCATGCGGATCTTTGCGGACCACCCCAAACATGGGCGCGTCGATATGGTCGGCTATCCGGTGACCTTGAGCGACACGCCATCACCTCAGGTCATCGCACCTCCCGTGCTCGGCGAACACACGGATACCATTCTCGCCGAACTCGGGTACGACGCCGAAAGCGTTCGCCGCTTTCACGAGCGCGGTATCGTTTAA
- a CDS encoding enoyl-CoA hydratase/isomerase family protein, which produces MTTTWTTLKEWPELKLERMHDAGVARIVLNRPEKRNCLNPTLVDAFFESLEIIRADRDLKIVITKGAGSSFSSGLDLHYLRGVANGRVADWDRPGPTIALTKALRDFPRIMIAQVHGYCLGGAFALMNVHDLVIAADTAQIGMPELVRGSFGQIATSTLLHAQIPVKKAVFIQLLGRNLSGTEADRLGLVSLSVAESSLETTTNDIAAELSSRHSAPLENAKLAVQLGRELPLSQALDVDRLIGWRQRLSVDPTANLEEYLSSQKGGTNTNYQRPDVIQDA; this is translated from the coding sequence ATGACAACCACGTGGACGACACTCAAAGAATGGCCGGAGCTTAAGCTTGAACGGATGCACGATGCGGGGGTAGCCCGAATTGTGCTGAATCGGCCGGAAAAGCGAAATTGCCTGAACCCCACTCTCGTTGACGCATTTTTTGAATCGCTCGAAATTATTAGGGCGGATCGCGATCTCAAGATTGTCATTACCAAAGGTGCCGGCTCTTCCTTCAGTTCGGGGCTGGATCTGCACTACCTTCGCGGTGTGGCGAATGGTCGGGTTGCCGACTGGGATCGCCCGGGGCCCACGATCGCACTCACCAAGGCACTGCGCGACTTTCCTCGCATCATGATTGCGCAGGTGCACGGCTACTGTCTGGGCGGTGCGTTCGCGCTCATGAACGTGCACGACCTCGTGATTGCTGCCGATACCGCACAGATCGGCATGCCCGAACTGGTTCGCGGCAGCTTCGGCCAGATCGCCACCAGCACGTTGCTGCACGCCCAGATCCCGGTCAAGAAAGCCGTGTTCATCCAGTTGCTGGGGCGCAACCTCTCAGGAACGGAAGCCGATAGGTTGGGTCTCGTCTCGTTGTCGGTCGCTGAGTCTTCATTGGAAACAACGACCAACGACATCGCCGCCGAACTCTCATCGCGACACTCGGCCCCGCTGGAGAACGCGAAACTTGCCGTCCAATTGGGCCGCGAATTGCCGCTCTCCCAGGCGCTCGATGTCGACCGCCTCATCGGCTGGCGTCAGCGTCTGTCCGTTGATCCGACCGCCAATCTGGAGGAGTATCTAAGTTCTCAGAAAGGAGGTACAAACACTAATTACCAAAGACCAGACGTCATCCAGGACGCCTAG